A region of the Pseudoprevotella muciniphila genome:
ACATTATGATGGCATTTGATGAATGTCCTCCTGGCACAGCAGACTATGACTATGCCAAAAAGAGTTTGTCTCTGACGCACGATTGGCTTACAAGGTGTTTCAAGAGATTTAACGAGACAGAGCCATTATATGGACATGCTCAGTCGCTATTTCCTATTGTTCAGGGATGTGTCTATAAGGATCTCAGGCAAGAAAGTGCGAGATATGTATCCCAGTTCGATGCAGATGGCTACGCCATAGGTGGGTTAGCGGTTGGCGAACCTACGGAGAAGATGTATGAAATGATAGAGGTAGTGAATGACATCTTGCCTATAAATCGCCCACGATATCTTATGGGTGTAGGAACTCCTCAAAATATTCTTGAAGCAATTGATAGGGGCGTGGACATGTTTGATTGTGTGATGCCCACAAGAAATGGACGTAATGCCATGCTTTTCACATCTCAGGGCGTTATCAACATGAGAAATGCCAAATGGGCAACAGATTTCACACCCATAGACCCCTGTGGAACAGCAAGTGTTGACCAAACTTGCACCAAGGCATATCTTCATCACCTCTTCAAAGCAAAAGAGTATCTTGCCTTGCAAATTGCAAGTATTCACAACCTTTCATTCTATTTATGGTTGGTTGGAGAAGCAAGAAAGCATATTATCGCAGACAATTATGCCAGTTGGAAAGCAGAAATGCTGGAAAGGTTGTCTGTCAGGTTGTAAAGCACTGACCAAATTACTGTATTTTGCATTTTTATATTATTTTTGCACTATAAATTCATTTGTAACGAGATTTGAAAAATCGAATTGGGAATTGGTTCAATAGTGCGATGGATGCTCTGCACATCAAGCGTATCGACCGCTATATCATATGGCGGTTCATCAGCACGTACTTTTTCCTTCTTCTGATTATCATTGCTATTGCTGTCATTTTCGATTACAACGAGAAAATCGACAAGTTTTCAAATAGCGGAGTAGGATTGGGCAGAATCATAACCGAGTATTATTTTAACTTCATACCTTACTTCATCAATCTCTTCAGTCCGCTGTTTGTATTTATAGCCGTAATCTTTTTCACTACGAACTTGGCAAGTAAGTCAGAAATCATAGCCATGAAGGCTGCTGGAATGAGTTTCAAGCGATTGCTGCGACCTTACATGATTACTGCAGGCATCATTGCCATAATTACATTCTATCTCGGTGCATTTGTGATACCAAAGGGCAATGTGGCACGCGTTAATTTTGAAAACACATATATCAAAAAGAAAAAGATAACGAGTGTTGATAATGTGCAACTCGAAGTGGACAAAGGAATAGTCGCCTTTATTCAGCACTTCGACAACACCACAAAAAGCGGATATGGCTTTTCGCTCGACAAGTTCAAGAATAAAAAACTTGTATCCCACTTTACTGCACAAAACATTCAGTACGACACCTTGTCCGACCATCGCTATACCTGGCATCTAAGCATCTGCCAATCAAGGGTTTTCAATGGTTTAAGAGAGAAAATAGAGTATAAGGATAAAGTGGACTCTATTATAAAAATAGAACCCGCCGACCTTATCAATACTCGAAATCAACAGGAAACAATGACGCTCCCAGAATTGAACGAGTACATAGAGAAACAGAAAATGCGTGGTGCAGCAAATGTCAGCACATTTGAAGTAGAGTTCCACAAACGCTTTGCCATGCCTTTTGCTGCCTTTATACTCACTCTGATCGGGGTGTCACTATCAAGTGAGAAACGAAAGGGAGGGGGAATGGGTACATCCATCGGTATAGGACTGGCTTTGAGTTTTTCCTATATACTGTTCCAAACAGTGAGTTCCACATTCGCTGTAAATGGCGGATGGCCACCCATGCTCTCAGCATGGATTCCTAACATACTCTTTGCTGCAATAGCCATATATTTATACAAACGTAATCCGGCATAAACGCTTACAAAGCAATATATTTAGATGTATTTTGAAGATTTAAGATTGTCCGAAGATATACTTGATGCGCTTTACGACATGAAGTTTGAGAAGTGTACGCCTATACAGGAAAGATGCATTCCACTCATTCTTGAAGGTAAGGATGTGGTTGGCATCGCGCAGACAGGAACAGGTAAAACAGCGGCATATCTGCTCCCACTGATGTCCATACTTCAAAATAAACCGCATGACAAAGACAGAGTAAATTGCTTGATTATGGCACCCACACGCGAACTCGCACAACAAATTGACCAGGCATTGCAGGGATTCGGCTATTATACAAACATAAGTGGTGTGGCTATTTATGGCGGCAATGACGGCATAAGATATGAACAGGAAAGAAAAAGCCTTCAGATGGGTGCTGACATCGTAATTGCAACGCCTGGACGACTGCTTACACACATTGATCTTGGCACACTCTCATTATCCGGCACAACCCATCTTGTGTTGGATGAGGCTGACCGTATGCTCGACATGGGTTTTGCCGACGATATCCTGAAAATTGTGAGCCACATGCCTAAGGACAGACAAACAGTTCTTTTTTCAGCCACCATGCCCGAGAAAACGGCAGAACTGGCACATGCCATCATGCACAACCCACAAGAAGTAAAAATCGCGGTTAGCAAGCCTGCAGACAATATCAAACAGACCATATATCACTGCTCAAACAAGGACAAGAACAAACTGGTTGAACACATACTTACAGAAAATGTTCCACACAGATTGCTCTTATTTGCCTCAAAAAAGACAAAAGTCAAGGAACTTGCCATACAATTCACAAGACTGTACAGCAAGAAAGGCAATAATCAGATAGCCGTTGGAGCAATGCACTCCGACCTTGACCAGAAAGACCGAGAAAAAGCAATCCTGGCTTTCAAGGCAGGACGCATACAACTACTCATTGCAACTGATATTGTGGCAAGAGGCATTGATATTGATGATATAGAAATGATTATCAACTACGATGCGCCGAAGGATGCTGAGGACTATGTCCACCGTATCGGAAGGACGGCAAGAGCCGGACGTTCGGGACAGGCCATCACTTTAATCGGAGAAGACGATTTCAGTGCGCTCCGAAATATAGAGCGACTTCTCGGAAAAAAAATTCCACAAGGAGTTCTGCCCGAAGGGTTGTCAGCGCCTTCAATACCAGAGAGGCATACATCAAGCAAAAGGACAAAACACAAAACAAAACGCAATAATAATTCCAACGACAAATCATCAGCAAAAAGCCATAAATCACATCAAAAGAACAACAAGAGCAAAAACAACAAGCAAGTACGAAACTCTCAAAATCCAAATAAATGAAATATTCAGTCCTGCCAGCCATTTGTTTTGTATTCATCTTTGCTTCGTGTGAAAAAAAGGTGGATATGAATTTTAGCACTTCGCCGCTTTCTGTTTCAGACTCAATACTGATTTTTGGAACTACAAGTGATACAACAGTCGTAGATTCAACGCAAATCAGAAACACGTCCGATCCAACATATTCCTACGACAACAATCCGTCCTCCATCTTGAGAACAACAAGCATGTCGGCAGATTCATTAAGTCATATTTCACCCGACTTGAAACCAACTTCGCCTGTTATAGTTACAGATGATTATGCCAATGCCGAGCCAGAAAAGCCAATAAAAAGAAGTTCGGCAAATGTTAAGTCAGACAGTAAAACCACCACGCCTTTCGAACAAAGACAAAGACCGGCTGAAACAACTGCGCCTCGTGAAGTACACACTGGAGTGAGTATTAAACCAATTGAAATCCCCCAAGACATCGCAAGTTGTAAGAATCTTCTCTCACAGCAGGAACGATTGTTTCAGAACGAGAGAAATCCGGAACGTAAAGAGCAAATCAGACAAAACATCATTTCTTTGACTGATAAAATACGCTATGAAGCAAAGTGGAAAGGCGATGACGAAACATACAATGAGGCAAAAAACACCTACGAGAAATATAAATAGTTTGTTCAAAAACGAATAATATTTCATGCCTTTTTGATTTTTTTACTTTGTTACATAAAAAAAAACTGCTAAATTGCGCCCGTTTTTGGCAGAACAATGCCACGAGCGATTTATTCCATACTGCATCAAAACAATAAAACCAATATCATGAAAGTTTACAAATCTCAAGAAATCAAGAACATTGCGTTGTTAGGAAACGATGGCTCAGGGAAGACCACTCTGACAGAAGCCTTAGTTTTCGAGAGTGGTCAAATCAAACGCAGAGGTCGTATCACACAGAAAAACACTGTCAGCGACTATTTCCCGGTAGAACAGGATTATGGTTACTCGGTTTTCTCAACCGTATTCCATGTAGAACGCAACAATAAGAAACTTAACATTATTGACTGCCCGGGTAGTGACGACTTTGTTGGAGCAGCACTTACGGCATTGAACGTTACAGACACTTGCATACTCCTCTTAAATGGAACAGTGGGTCTGGAAGTAGGCACACAAAATCATTTCAGATATACCGAACGTCTAAAAAAACCGGTTATTTTCCTTGTTAATCATCTTGACGATGAGAAAACCGATTTCGACAACGTGGTAGAACAACTCAAAGCAGCATACGGCAACAAGTGCGTGCCAGTACAATATCCTCTGAATGTAGGTCAAGACTTTAACAGCGTTATAGACGTGTTGCTGATGAAGAAACTGACCTATCAGAACGATGGCGGAGACTATAAAGTGGAGGATATCCCCGACGCAGAGAAAGACAAGGCAATGGAATGGCATCAGGCACTCGTAGAAGCAGCCGCTGAAAACGATGAAACACTGATGGAGAAATTCTTCGAAGAAGGAGAACTCACAGAAGACGAATTGCGAGAAGGACTTCGCAAAGGACTCGTTTCACGTTCCGTTTACCCCATATTCACAGTTTGTGCATACAAGAACATGGGTGTTGGCAGACTGATGGAGTTTTTGAGCAATGTCGTTCCCTACGTAAACGAAATGCCTGCAGTTCACAACACACGCGGTGAAGAAGTTACTCTCGACCCGAATGGTCCTACAAGCGTATTCTTCTACAAGACCGGTGTTGAACCACATATCGGTGAGGTGCAATATTTCAAGGTAATGTCAGGAACACTTAAGGCTGGCGACGAATTGACAAATGCAGACAGGGGCAGCAAGGAGCGCATCGGACAAATCTATGTAAGCACCGGAGCAACCCGAGAAGCAGTAGACCAAATTTCTGCAGGCGACATAGGTTGTACAGTGAAACTAAAGGATGTACGCACGGGCAACACCCTGAATGCTAAAGACTGCGACAACAAGTTCAATTTCATAAAATATCCCAACCCGAAATACACACGCGCTATACGTGCCGTTGAAGAGAGCAATACAGAAAAACTCATGGTGGCACTCACACGTATGCGTCAAGAAGACCCCACATGGGTGGTAGAACAGAGCAAGGAACTGCGCCAGACACTCGTGCATGGTCAGGGAGAATTCCATCTGCGTACACTCAAGTGGCGTCTTGAAAACCTTGACAAGATAGCCATAGAGTTTGCAGAACAGCGCATACCATATCGTGAAACGATTACCAAGTCGGCACGCGCAGACTATCGTCACAAGAAACAGAGCGGTGGTGCCGGACAGTTCGGTGAAGTACACCTTATTGTAGAGCCTTACCAAGATGGAATGGAGGACCCGACCATGTATCGTTTCGGCAATCAGGAAATCCGTGTAAATCTCAAAGGTAAAGAGGAAATTGACCTCGAATGGGGCGGCAAGTTGGTATTTATCAACAGCGTTGTGGGCGGTGCCATCGACACACGCTTTATGCCAGCCATCCTGAAAGGTATCATGAGCCGAATGGAGCAAGGCCCGCTGACAGGTTCTTATGCCCGCGACGTTCGCGTCATCGTTTATGACGGCAAGATGCATCCAGTTGACAGTAATGAACTTTCGTTTATGCTCGCAGGACGTAATGCATTCAGCGCAGCGTTCAAAGAGGCTGGTCCAAAGATTCTTGAGCCTATCTACGATGTGGAAGTGTTCGTACCATCCGATTACATGGGTGATGTCATGAGCGATCTGCAGGGTCGTCGTGGTCTCATCATCGGTATGGGCAGCGAAAGCGGCTATGAAAAGATTCAAGCCAAAGTGCCTCTCAAGGAAATGGCAAACTATAGCACATCGCTTTCGTCACTGTCTGGAGGACGCGCCAGTTTCGTTATGAAGTTCTCAAGTTACGAACTCGTTCCTGGCGACGTGCAGAATAATCTTATTGCACAGTTCGAGGCAGAAAACAACGAGGAATAAAACAAATTTTCTCAATAGGATAGGGGAGTGGCGAATTTTTTCCGCCACTCTTTTTGGAATTAAGCATTTTCTTTCATAATTTTGTAAAACATTTGAAAATATCATCTAATTGGTGAGCCATAATAAGACAAAAAACAACATGAAAAAAGTATTTGCATCTCTGTTATTCCTTTTCGCTATTAACGTAATTGCTCAAGAAAAGCCTTTCACAATTCCTGAAGTTAAAGGTTGGGAAGCCGCTGAAGGTCGCATCATTCCAACAGGTAAGATTATTTATCAAGACAAGGAGGTATTGCCTGT
Encoded here:
- the tgt gene encoding tRNA guanosine(34) transglycosylase Tgt yields the protein MKFKLQHTSANSCARAGEFTTDHGVIKTPIFMPVGTVGSVKAVHFHELKNEVKAQIILGNTYHLYLRPGTEILETAGGLHRFIGWDRPILTDSGGFQVFSLAGIRKLTTEGCEFRSHIDGSKHFFTPERVIDIERVIGADIMMAFDECPPGTADYDYAKKSLSLTHDWLTRCFKRFNETEPLYGHAQSLFPIVQGCVYKDLRQESARYVSQFDADGYAIGGLAVGEPTEKMYEMIEVVNDILPINRPRYLMGVGTPQNILEAIDRGVDMFDCVMPTRNGRNAMLFTSQGVINMRNAKWATDFTPIDPCGTASVDQTCTKAYLHHLFKAKEYLALQIASIHNLSFYLWLVGEARKHIIADNYASWKAEMLERLSVRL
- a CDS encoding LptF/LptG family permease yields the protein MDALHIKRIDRYIIWRFISTYFFLLLIIIAIAVIFDYNEKIDKFSNSGVGLGRIITEYYFNFIPYFINLFSPLFVFIAVIFFTTNLASKSEIIAMKAAGMSFKRLLRPYMITAGIIAIITFYLGAFVIPKGNVARVNFENTYIKKKKITSVDNVQLEVDKGIVAFIQHFDNTTKSGYGFSLDKFKNKKLVSHFTAQNIQYDTLSDHRYTWHLSICQSRVFNGLREKIEYKDKVDSIIKIEPADLINTRNQQETMTLPELNEYIEKQKMRGAANVSTFEVEFHKRFAMPFAAFILTLIGVSLSSEKRKGGGMGTSIGIGLALSFSYILFQTVSSTFAVNGGWPPMLSAWIPNILFAAIAIYLYKRNPA
- a CDS encoding DEAD/DEAH box helicase — its product is MYFEDLRLSEDILDALYDMKFEKCTPIQERCIPLILEGKDVVGIAQTGTGKTAAYLLPLMSILQNKPHDKDRVNCLIMAPTRELAQQIDQALQGFGYYTNISGVAIYGGNDGIRYEQERKSLQMGADIVIATPGRLLTHIDLGTLSLSGTTHLVLDEADRMLDMGFADDILKIVSHMPKDRQTVLFSATMPEKTAELAHAIMHNPQEVKIAVSKPADNIKQTIYHCSNKDKNKLVEHILTENVPHRLLLFASKKTKVKELAIQFTRLYSKKGNNQIAVGAMHSDLDQKDREKAILAFKAGRIQLLIATDIVARGIDIDDIEMIINYDAPKDAEDYVHRIGRTARAGRSGQAITLIGEDDFSALRNIERLLGKKIPQGVLPEGLSAPSIPERHTSSKRTKHKTKRNNNSNDKSSAKSHKSHQKNNKSKNNKQVRNSQNPNK
- a CDS encoding elongation factor G, whose product is MKVYKSQEIKNIALLGNDGSGKTTLTEALVFESGQIKRRGRITQKNTVSDYFPVEQDYGYSVFSTVFHVERNNKKLNIIDCPGSDDFVGAALTALNVTDTCILLLNGTVGLEVGTQNHFRYTERLKKPVIFLVNHLDDEKTDFDNVVEQLKAAYGNKCVPVQYPLNVGQDFNSVIDVLLMKKLTYQNDGGDYKVEDIPDAEKDKAMEWHQALVEAAAENDETLMEKFFEEGELTEDELREGLRKGLVSRSVYPIFTVCAYKNMGVGRLMEFLSNVVPYVNEMPAVHNTRGEEVTLDPNGPTSVFFYKTGVEPHIGEVQYFKVMSGTLKAGDELTNADRGSKERIGQIYVSTGATREAVDQISAGDIGCTVKLKDVRTGNTLNAKDCDNKFNFIKYPNPKYTRAIRAVEESNTEKLMVALTRMRQEDPTWVVEQSKELRQTLVHGQGEFHLRTLKWRLENLDKIAIEFAEQRIPYRETITKSARADYRHKKQSGGAGQFGEVHLIVEPYQDGMEDPTMYRFGNQEIRVNLKGKEEIDLEWGGKLVFINSVVGGAIDTRFMPAILKGIMSRMEQGPLTGSYARDVRVIVYDGKMHPVDSNELSFMLAGRNAFSAAFKEAGPKILEPIYDVEVFVPSDYMGDVMSDLQGRRGLIIGMGSESGYEKIQAKVPLKEMANYSTSLSSLSGGRASFVMKFSSYELVPGDVQNNLIAQFEAENNEE